A portion of the Vreelandella subglaciescola genome contains these proteins:
- a CDS encoding nucleotidyl transferase AbiEii/AbiGii toxin family protein yields MNIDPGLFPDVADALGIDSPAIVEKDAYAVQLLSLLSGLHSARFTLVFAGGTSLAKAHRNLFRMSEDIDIKLVAREGVAEEMSRTALKAARKAVLTEITQLIHESAVFELDPEHGIAKRNEYRYAEFTVRYPRTQAGISALRPDLKLDITASELFEPVVTCSVSSLYADALQHSPEIASFPVVSIQATISEKLVALLRRTAHVGRDRSCYDDETLIRHVYDLHIIAASGYDATALSSLIHNVVQTDAEQLGRQHPQFLAAPIPELLYGLECLRTNPVHQVRYERFIGPLVYHDTPASWHVALQTVTELTHNLLR; encoded by the coding sequence ATGAACATTGATCCGGGGTTATTTCCTGACGTAGCCGATGCACTGGGCATTGATAGCCCTGCCATCGTGGAAAAGGATGCGTACGCCGTACAGTTGCTGAGCTTGTTGTCAGGGCTTCACTCAGCGCGTTTCACTCTGGTGTTTGCGGGTGGAACGAGCTTGGCAAAAGCACATCGCAACCTTTTCCGTATGTCCGAGGATATCGATATCAAGCTGGTGGCTCGTGAAGGCGTGGCAGAGGAGATGTCGAGAACCGCCTTGAAGGCGGCTCGCAAAGCGGTGTTAACCGAGATTACCCAGCTCATCCATGAATCCGCCGTGTTTGAGCTTGACCCCGAGCATGGCATCGCCAAGCGTAATGAATACCGCTATGCCGAATTCACGGTTCGCTATCCCCGGACGCAGGCTGGCATCTCCGCTCTTCGGCCAGACTTGAAGCTGGATATCACGGCCTCTGAGTTGTTTGAGCCTGTCGTAACGTGCTCTGTCAGTTCCCTGTATGCCGATGCTTTGCAACATTCCCCGGAAATAGCGTCTTTTCCCGTGGTCTCTATACAGGCCACGATCAGTGAAAAATTGGTGGCGTTGCTCCGTCGCACCGCGCATGTTGGCCGTGACCGTTCTTGCTACGATGATGAAACCCTGATCAGACACGTCTACGACCTTCACATCATCGCGGCATCCGGCTACGACGCCACGGCATTGAGCAGCTTGATCCACAACGTCGTACAGACGGATGCGGAACAACTCGGGCGTCAACATCCACAATTTTTGGCAGCGCCGATACCCGAGCTACTGTATGGCCTTGAATGTTTGCGTACCAACCCCGTTCATCAAGTGCGTTATGAGCGCTTTATTGGGCCGCTGGTGTATCACGATACCCCGGCATCCTGGCATGTTGCCTTGCAAACGGTGACTGAACTGACTCATAACCTGTTGCGCTAG
- a CDS encoding opioid growth factor receptor-related protein yields MSHSISPLIDFYRGEAPDHQERTIDDIWQLDAFWLEHIHDYIQWLFPIPEASRFNTFAPLLTDGICEAFAEDTALRERQRHSLDVMLRFYGLTREGQAVVALPELDIATHIWLKAGGHNHLRISRIIRSLHLCHQPEFAASFQQAVISLGTTQGIVSAQSVAYWRNANRH; encoded by the coding sequence ATGAGCCACTCCATCTCTCCGCTAATCGACTTTTATCGCGGCGAAGCGCCCGATCACCAAGAGCGCACTATTGACGACATCTGGCAGCTTGATGCCTTTTGGCTGGAACACATCCACGACTACATTCAGTGGCTGTTTCCCATTCCCGAAGCGAGCCGCTTCAATACCTTTGCGCCGCTGCTTACCGACGGCATCTGCGAGGCATTTGCCGAAGACACCGCGCTACGTGAACGCCAGCGCCATTCGCTGGACGTGATGCTCAGGTTTTACGGCCTGACCCGCGAAGGCCAAGCGGTTGTTGCGCTGCCGGAACTCGATATTGCCACCCACATCTGGCTAAAAGCTGGCGGGCACAACCACCTACGTATTTCGCGCATCATACGCAGCCTGCATCTGTGCCATCAGCCGGAGTTTGCGGCATCGTTTCAGCAGGCGGTTATTTCGCTGGGAACAACACAGGGCATCGTATCTGCTCAGTCAGTAGCCTACTGGCGTAATGCCAATCGCCATTGA